Below is a window of Acidaminococcales bacterium DNA.
CCGCCGGTAACGTGAACCATGCCTTTTACCAAGAACTTTTCGATCAGAGGCAGGCAGAGCGGCGGGTACAGGCGGGTCGGCGCGATGAGTTCTTCGCCCAGCGTCTTGCCGAAAGCGGGGACAAATGCGTTTATATCCATTTTGTTTATTTCAAAGCAAATCTTGCGCACGAGCGAAAAGCCATTGGAATGGAGACCGCTGGACGGCAGCCCGATGATGACGTCGCCCGCCTTGATCCCGCGTCCGGTGATAAGGGATGCTTTTTCGGCTATTCCCACGGCAAACCCGGCTATGTCGTATTCCCCTTCGCGGTAAAAACCCGCCATTTCTGCGCTTTCGCCGCCAATGAGCGCGCAGCCGGATTCTTTGCAGGCCGCCGCTACCCCGCCTACGATTTCGGCCACTTTTTCCGGGACCAGCCGCCCGGTCGCCAAGTAATCCAGAAAGAACAGCGGCTCCGCCCCCTGCGCCAATATGTCGTTGACGCACATGGCGACGGCGTCCTGCCCGATGGTCCCGTGCTTGTCCAGCATGAAAGCTATCTTGAGTTTTGTGCCTACCCCGTCCGTGCTTGACACCAGCACGGGATTTTTGTATTTGTCGGCAGATAGGGCAAACAGGCCGCCGAAACCGCCGATGTCGCCGATCACTTCCGGCCGGTAAGTGGACTTTACCGCATGCCTGATTAGTTCAAC
It encodes the following:
- the purM gene encoding phosphoribosylformylglycinamidine cyclo-ligase, translated to MKDDQTLTYRAAGVDIDAGNRAVELIRHAVKSTYRPEVIGDIGGFGGLFALSADKYKNPVLVSSTDGVGTKLKIAFMLDKHGTIGQDAVAMCVNDILAQGAEPLFFLDYLATGRLVPEKVAEIVGGVAAACKESGCALIGGESAEMAGFYREGEYDIAGFAVGIAEKASLITGRGIKAGDVIIGLPSSGLHSNGFSLVRKICFEINKMDINAFVPAFGKTLGEELIAPTRLYPPLCLPLIEKFLVKGMVHVTGGGFVDNIPRILPENCAAEIDADSWAVPPVFAQLKEWGNVPWPEMYRTFNMGMGMLAVVSERTAKPALEYLAGRGEKAKRIGRIVEGGRKTILKGGAFDG